The following are encoded in a window of Sandaracinaceae bacterium genomic DNA:
- a CDS encoding ABC transporter substrate-binding protein: MMQRRRFLLLAALSTLLLAGVVPAAADAQANPAEAQAFLTERHEALRTLFAQRASATRNQRLSTLVSELLDLEELSRQALRDHWDTRTPAQREEFVSLLRQLVQEQYERNLERTMNYTVTYDGADVRGQVVTVRTLASSASNRRAPAVSIDYQMVKVGNTWRVFDISTDGVSLVRNYRTQFNRIIEREGWDALIARMRERL, encoded by the coding sequence ATGATGCAACGACGACGCTTCCTCCTGCTTGCCGCGCTCAGCACCCTGCTCCTCGCGGGCGTGGTCCCCGCGGCAGCCGATGCCCAGGCCAACCCGGCCGAGGCGCAAGCGTTCTTGACCGAGCGTCACGAGGCGCTCCGCACCCTGTTCGCCCAGCGGGCCAGCGCCACGCGCAACCAGCGCCTGTCCACCTTGGTCAGCGAGCTGCTGGACCTCGAAGAGCTCTCGCGTCAGGCGCTGCGCGACCACTGGGACACGCGCACCCCCGCGCAGCGCGAGGAGTTCGTGAGCCTGCTCCGCCAGCTGGTCCAGGAGCAGTACGAGCGCAACCTCGAGCGCACCATGAACTACACCGTCACGTACGACGGCGCCGACGTGCGTGGGCAAGTGGTCACCGTGCGCACCCTGGCCAGCTCGGCCAGCAATCGCCGCGCTCCGGCGGTCAGCATCGACTACCAGATGGTGAAGGTGGGCAACACCTGGCGCGTGTTCGACATCAGCACGGACGGCGTCAGCCTGGTCCGCAACTACCGCACGCAGTTCAACCGCATCATCGAGCGTGAGGGCTGGGACGCGCTCATCGCCCGCATGCGCGAGCGGCTCTGA
- a CDS encoding Crp/Fnr family transcriptional regulator produces the protein MSLNAVSLSDTPNPRRELLQRCAVFRGLPETVLSELALASQPTRLERKRARTGMLRGLFVVGAGRARLVRTIGSRIVTLHYVGPGEVYGEGFLSDENEDVELLVLGELDALRVPLTTMQRLIEEHTSVALALLHVQNTRRRQVEDRLTAVLTRTVEARVADFVAQAAERHGIPESRGVLIGEKFTHIEIAEYVGATRETVTLVLGVLKRDGIIDTDHRRIVVRDAAGLRQRATATAAP, from the coding sequence TTGTCACTCAACGCAGTCAGCCTATCGGACACCCCGAACCCCCGTCGCGAGCTTCTGCAGCGCTGTGCGGTGTTCCGAGGGCTCCCCGAGACGGTCCTCAGCGAGCTAGCCCTCGCGAGCCAGCCCACCCGCCTCGAGCGCAAGCGCGCCCGCACAGGAATGCTCCGCGGCCTGTTCGTGGTCGGGGCAGGACGGGCACGTCTGGTTCGGACCATCGGGTCACGAATCGTGACGCTGCACTACGTGGGCCCTGGCGAGGTCTACGGAGAGGGTTTCCTCAGCGATGAGAACGAGGACGTGGAGCTCCTGGTGCTCGGTGAGCTGGACGCCCTGCGCGTTCCGCTGACAACCATGCAGCGCCTGATCGAGGAGCACACCTCGGTGGCCCTCGCGCTGCTGCACGTCCAGAACACGCGCCGGCGCCAGGTGGAAGACCGCCTCACCGCGGTGCTCACGCGCACGGTGGAAGCGCGCGTGGCGGACTTCGTCGCCCAGGCCGCCGAGCGCCACGGCATCCCCGAGTCGCGCGGGGTGCTCATCGGCGAGAAGTTCACGCACATCGAGATCGCGGAGTACGTGGGGGCCACACGCGAGACGGTCACCCTGGTGCTCGGCGTGCTGAAGCGCGACGGCATCATCGACACGGATCACCGGCGTATCGTGGTGCGAGACGCAGCAGGGCTGCGGCAGCGTGCGACGGCCACCGCAGCCCCGTGA
- a CDS encoding DUF507 family protein: MRLYSGKIPLIADEIVRTLVKEEMIETSAAEEVVLDMVAVLKEFSRRDRQVLDEAKRRMELQGLSYSMLGKIKQRVAKEMSFPVPEEALPYLVDQLLNMLFHSSQVEEVFADDAVIRKALVPILNAHTNVESELDREVRSKIKNLAEGTASFEIEYQRVMEQMKSKKGLS, from the coding sequence ATGCGACTGTACAGCGGCAAGATTCCCCTCATCGCCGACGAGATCGTCCGGACCCTCGTGAAAGAGGAGATGATCGAGACCAGCGCCGCGGAAGAGGTGGTGCTGGACATGGTGGCGGTGCTCAAGGAGTTCTCGCGCCGCGACCGCCAGGTGCTGGACGAGGCCAAGCGCCGCATGGAGCTGCAGGGGCTCAGCTACTCGATGCTGGGCAAGATCAAGCAGCGCGTGGCGAAGGAGATGTCCTTCCCGGTCCCCGAAGAGGCCCTGCCCTACCTGGTGGACCAGCTGCTCAACATGCTGTTCCACAGCAGCCAGGTGGAAGAGGTGTTCGCCGACGACGCAGTCATCCGCAAGGCGCTCGTGCCCATCTTGAACGCGCACACCAACGTGGAGAGCGAGCTGGACCGCGAGGTGCGCTCCAAGATCAAGAACCTGGCCGAGGGCACCGCGTCGTTCGAGATCGAGTATCAGCGCGTCATGGAGCAGATGAAGTCCAAGAAGGGGCTCTCCTGA